One stretch of Ficedula albicollis isolate OC2 chromosome 7, FicAlb1.5, whole genome shotgun sequence DNA includes these proteins:
- the LOC101816577 gene encoding tubulin alpha-5 chain-like yields the protein MAGSEKVLEHVQQRHDCHQKDRSRWTGGSPTSLGELVAEQRRGSSFVPHTWGLLRSRQDPAGLPRPPKGGQEGCQSWLLIQHGAYAEARWGASQGDTGSHPKDNVLSGTTDQSRSSVGDCVALAAGRALPGAGRAELCQDLTLPPPPQRECISVHVGQAGVQMGNTCWELYCLEHGIQPDGQMPSDKTIGGGDDSFTTFFCETGAGKHVPRAIFVDLEPTVIDEVRGGVYRQLFHPEQLITGKEDAANNYARGHYTIGKEIIDQVLDRIRKLADQCTGLQGFLVFPYNSILTTHTTLEHSDCAFMVDNEAIYDICRRNLDIERPTYTNLNRLISQIVSSITASLRFDGALNVDLTEFQTNLVPYPPQLLEPQ from the exons ATGGCTGGCTCTGagaaggtgctggagcatgtccagcAAAG ACATGACTGCCACCAGAAGGAT AGGTCCAGGTGGACTGGGGGCTCCCCCACATCCCTGGGGGAGCTGGTAGCAGAGCAG AGAAGGGGAAGCAGCTTCGTGCCCCACACCTGGGGGCTCCTCCGCAGCCGGCAGGACCCCGCGGGGCTCCCGCGGCCCCCGAAGGGG GGGCAAGAGGGATGCCAAAGCTGGCTCTTGATCCAGCATGGTGCCTATGCTGAGGCCAGATGGGGAGCCTCTCAGGGTGATACAGGAAGTCACCCAAAGGACAATGTGCTCTCCGGGACCACTGACCAGAGCAGGTCCAGTGTGGGTGACTgtgtggcactggcagcaggtaGAGCCctccctggagcaggcagggcagagctgtgccaggatcTGAccctgcctccccctccccagcgcGAGTGCATCTCCGTCCACGTCGGCCAGGCCGGCGTCCAGATGGGCAACACCTGCTGGGAGCTGTACTGCCTGGAGCACGGCATCCAGCCCGACGGGCAGATGCCCAGCGACAAAACCATTGGCGGCGGGGACGATTCCTTCACCACCTTCTTCTGTGAGACTGGGGCAGGGAAGCACGTCCCACGGGCCATCTTCGTGGACCTGGAGCCCACGGTGATTG ATGAGGTTCGGGGAGGTGTCTACCGCCAGCTCTTCCATCCCGAGCAGCTGATCACTGGCAAGGAGGATGCTGCCAACAACTACGCGCGTGGGCACTACACCATCGGCAAAGAGATCATTGATCAAGTGCTGGACAGGATCCGTAAGCTG GCTGACCAGTGCACAGGCCTCCAGGGATTCCTGGTGTTT CCCTACAACTCCATCCTCACCACCCACACTACACTGGAGCACTCAGACTGTGCTTTCATGGTGGATAACGAGGCCATCTATGACATCTGTCGCCGGAACCTGGACATCGAGCGCCCAACCTACACCAACTTGAACAGACTCATCAGCCAGATTGTTTCATCCATCACAGCATCCCTGAGGTTTGATGGAGCCCTGAACGTGGATCTGACTGAGTTCCAGACCAACCTGGTGCCCTACCCTC cccagctgctggagccccagTGA
- the DNAJB2 gene encoding dnaJ homolog subfamily B member 2 isoform X1, with protein sequence MVDYYQALGVSRNATAEDIKKAYRKAALKWHPDKNPDNKEYAEQRFKEIAEAYEVLSDKQKRDVYDRYGKDGLMGAAGPGGSRASAGAPEFTFTFRSAHDVFREFFGGRDPFAEFFDDMMPFSELRGPGPRHHGGGHFFSPFPGSSDFFASSFSSGADAGLGFRSVSTSTTFVNGRRITTKRIIENGRERVEVEEDGELKSIHIDGVPDDMALGLELSRREQQAISRPRPPSPPAPAPQQTSSSSPVCLYTDSEDEDEDLQLAMAYSLSEMEAAGHHQAGVF encoded by the exons ATGGTCGACTACTACCAAGCGCTGGGTGTGAGCCGCAATGCCACGGCTGAGGACATCAAGAAGGC GTACAGGAAGGCTGCACTGAAATGGCACCCGGATAAAAACCCAGACAACAAGGAGTATGCTGAGCAGAGGTTCAAGGAGATCGCCGAGGCGTACGAAGTGCTGTCGGACA AGCAGAAGCGCGATGTGTATGACCGCTATGGCAAGGATGGACTCATGGGAGCGG caggaccaggaggCTCCAGGGCCAGTGCCGGGGCCCCCGAATTCACCTTCACGTTCCGCAGCGCTCACGACGTTTTCCGGGAGTTCTTTGGCGGACGAGACCCCTTTGCTGAATTCTTTG ATGACATGATGCCCTTCTCTGAGCTGCGAGGACCCGGCCCCCGGCACCATGGGGGAGGCcacttcttttctccctttccaggATCCTCAG ATTTCTTCGCCTCATCCTTCAGCTCGGGTGCAGACGCAGGGCTGGGCTTCCGCTCTGTTTCCACCTCCACCACGTTTGTTAATGGCAGGCGTATCACCACCAAGAG gaTTATTGAGAACGGGCGGGAGCGGGTGGAAgtggaggaggatggggagctGAAGTCGATCCACATTGATG gtgtTCCTGATGACATGGcgctggggctggagctgagccgGCGGGAGCAACAAGCCATCTCCAGGCCACGGCCCCCCTCACCACCAGCACCGGCCCCACAGCAGACCTCGAGCTCCTCACCCGTCTGCCTCTACACGGATAgcgaggatgaggatgaggactTGCAGCTGGCCATGGCCTACAGCCTGTCTGAGATGGAAGCTGCGGGGCACCACCAAgcag GTGTGTTCTGA
- the STK16 gene encoding serine/threonine-protein kinase 16, which produces MGQTLCVCSRGTVSLGGARYLLLHRLAEGGFSYVDLVEGLRDGRFYALKRILCHDKEDRQAALHEVEMHGLFDHPNILRLVAHCMVEKGAKHEAWLLLPYVKGGTLWREVEALREKGTFMPEQRILLILHGICRGLQAIHSKGYAHRDLKPTNVLLDEDDQPVLMDLGSMNQARIEVSNSREAMAVQDWAAQRCTISYRAPELFTVPSQCVIDERTDIWSLGCVLYCMMFGEGPYDAIFQKGDSVALAVQNPLTLPSTTRYSAALQRLLFSMMTVNPQERPSINEILHQLEGLQPAPVGQDTTQI; this is translated from the exons ATGGGGCAGACGCTGTGCGTCTGCTCCCGGGGCACCGTCAGCCTGGGGGGAGCGCGGTACCTCCTGCTCCACCGCCTGGCAGAGGG GGGTTTCAGCTATGTGGACCTGGTGGAGGGGCTGCGGGATGGGCGCTTCTACGCCCTGAAGCGCATCCTGTGCCACGACAAGGAGGACCGGCAGGCCGCCCTGCACGAGGTGGAGATGCACGGCCTCTTCGACCACCCCAACATCCTGCGCCTGGTGGCCCACTGCATGGTGGAGAAGGGCGCCAAGCACGAAGCCTGGCTTCTCCTGCCCTACGTGAAG GGGGGAACTCTCTGGAGAGAGGTGGAAGCACTGCGAGAGAAAGGCACCTTCATGCCAGAGCAGCGgatcctcctcatcctccatGGGATCTGCCGTGGGCTGCAGGCCATCCACAGCAAGGGCTATGCACACAG GGACCTCAAGCCCACCAATGTGCTGCTGGATGAGGATGACCAGCCTGTCCTGATGGACCTGGGCTCCATGAACCAAGCTCGCATTGAAGTCAGCAACTCTCGGGAGGCCATGGCTGTGCAG gacTGGGCTGCCCAGCGCTGCACCATCTCCTACCGTGCCCCCGAGCTCTTCACAGTGCCGAGCCAGTGCGTCATAGATGAGCGTACGGATATCTGG TCCTTAGGCTGTGTGCTGTACTGCATGATGTTTGGAGAGGGCCCCTATGATGCCATCTTCCAGAAGGGTGACAGTGTGGCCCTGGCAGTTCAGAACCCCCTCACACTGCCCTCCACAAccag ATACTCGGCTGCCTTGCAGCGCCTGCTCTTCTCCATGATGACAGTGAACCCCCAGGAGAGACCCAGCATAAATGAAATCCTCCAccagctggaggggctgcagccagcaccgGTGGGACAGGACACCACACAGATCTGA
- the DNAJB2 gene encoding dnaJ homolog subfamily B member 2 isoform X2: MVDYYQALGVSRNATAEDIKKAYRKAALKWHPDKNPDNKEYAEQRFKEIAEAYEVLSDKQKRDVYDRYGKDGLMGAGPGGSRASAGAPEFTFTFRSAHDVFREFFGGRDPFAEFFDDMMPFSELRGPGPRHHGGGHFFSPFPGSSDFFASSFSSGADAGLGFRSVSTSTTFVNGRRITTKRIIENGRERVEVEEDGELKSIHIDGVPDDMALGLELSRREQQAISRPRPPSPPAPAPQQTSSSSPVCLYTDSEDEDEDLQLAMAYSLSEMEAAGHHQAGVF; this comes from the exons ATGGTCGACTACTACCAAGCGCTGGGTGTGAGCCGCAATGCCACGGCTGAGGACATCAAGAAGGC GTACAGGAAGGCTGCACTGAAATGGCACCCGGATAAAAACCCAGACAACAAGGAGTATGCTGAGCAGAGGTTCAAGGAGATCGCCGAGGCGTACGAAGTGCTGTCGGACA AGCAGAAGCGCGATGTGTATGACCGCTATGGCAAGGATGGACTCATGGGAGCGG gaccaggaggCTCCAGGGCCAGTGCCGGGGCCCCCGAATTCACCTTCACGTTCCGCAGCGCTCACGACGTTTTCCGGGAGTTCTTTGGCGGACGAGACCCCTTTGCTGAATTCTTTG ATGACATGATGCCCTTCTCTGAGCTGCGAGGACCCGGCCCCCGGCACCATGGGGGAGGCcacttcttttctccctttccaggATCCTCAG ATTTCTTCGCCTCATCCTTCAGCTCGGGTGCAGACGCAGGGCTGGGCTTCCGCTCTGTTTCCACCTCCACCACGTTTGTTAATGGCAGGCGTATCACCACCAAGAG gaTTATTGAGAACGGGCGGGAGCGGGTGGAAgtggaggaggatggggagctGAAGTCGATCCACATTGATG gtgtTCCTGATGACATGGcgctggggctggagctgagccgGCGGGAGCAACAAGCCATCTCCAGGCCACGGCCCCCCTCACCACCAGCACCGGCCCCACAGCAGACCTCGAGCTCCTCACCCGTCTGCCTCTACACGGATAgcgaggatgaggatgaggactTGCAGCTGGCCATGGCCTACAGCCTGTCTGAGATGGAAGCTGCGGGGCACCACCAAgcag GTGTGTTCTGA
- the LOC101807389 gene encoding tubulin alpha-4A chain: MRECISVHVGQAGVQMGNTCWELYCLEHGIQPDGQMPSDKTIGGGDDSFTTFFCETGAGKHVPRAIFVDLEPTVIDEVRGGVYRQLFHPEQMITGKEDAANNYARGHYTIGKEIIDQVLDRIRKLADQCTGLQGFLVFRSFGGGTGSGFTSLLMERLSVDYGKKSKLEFSIYPAPQVSTAVVEPYNSILTTHSTLEHSDCAFMVDNEAIYDICRRNLDIERPTYTNLNRLISQVVSSITASLRFDGALNVDLTEFQTNLVPYPRIHFPLATYAPVVSAERAYHEQLSVAEITNSCFEPANQMVKCDPRHGKYMACCLLYRGDVVPKDVNAAIATIKTKRSIQFVDWCPTGFKVGINYQPPTVVPGGDLAKVQRAVCMLSNTTAIAEAWAPEDHKFDLMYAKRAFVHWYVGEGMEEGEFSEAREDMAALEKDYEEVGLDSYEDEDEGEE, encoded by the exons ATG cgcGAGTGCATCTCCGTCCACGTCGGCCAGGCCGGCGTCCAGATGGGCAACACCTGCTGGGAGCTGTACTGCCTGGAGCACGGCATCCAGCCCGACGGGCAGATGCCCAGCGACAAAACCATTGGCGGCGGGGATGATTCCTTCACCACCTTCTTCTGTGAGACTGGGGCAGGGAAGCACGTCCCACGGGCCATCTTCGTGGACCTGGAGCCCACGGTGATTG ATGAGGTTCGGGGAGGTGTCTACCGCCAGCTCTTCCACCCTGAACAAATGATCACTGGCAAGGAGGATGCTGCCAACAACTACGCGCGTGGGCACTACACCATCGGCAAAGAGATCATTGACCAAGTGCTGGACAGGATCCGTAAGCTG GCTGACCAGTGCACAGGTCTCCAGGGATTCCTGGTGTTTCGCAGTTTTGGAGGTGGCACTGGCTCTGGATTCACCTCCCTGTTGATGGAGCGACTCTCTGTTGATTACGGCAAGAAGTCCAAGCTGGAATTCTCCATCTACCCCGCACCACAAGTCTCCACCGCTGTGGTAGAGCCCTACAACTCCATCCTCACCACCCACAGTACATTGGAGCACTCAGACTGTGCTTTCATGGTGGATAACGAGGCCATCTATGACATCTGTCGCCGGAACCTGGACATCGAGCGCCCAACCTACACCAACTTGAACAGACTCATCAGCCAGGTTGTTTCATCCATCACAGCATCCCTGAGGTTTGATGGAGCCCTGAACGTGGATCTGACTGAGTTCCAGACCAACCTGGTGCCCTACCCTCGCATTCACTTCCCCCTGGCCACCTATGCCCCTGTGGTTTCTGCTGAGAGAGCTTATCACGAGCAGCTGTCAGTGGCTGAAATCACCAACTCCTGCTTCGAGCCGGCTAACCAGATGGTGAAGTGCGACCCTCGCCATGGCAAGTACATGGCCTGCTGCCTGCTGTACCGTGGGGACGTGGTGCCCAAGGACGTCAACGCCGCCATCGCCACCATCAAGACCAAACGCAGCATCCAGTTTGTGGACTGGTGCCCCACGGGCTTCAAGGTGGGCATCAACTACCAGCCGCCCACGGTGGTGCCGGGGGGGGACCTGGCCAAGGTGCAGCGCGCCGTCTGCATGCTGAGCAACACCACGGCCATCGCCGAGGCCTGGGCTCCTGAGGACCACAAGTTTGACCTGATGTACGCCAAGCGCGCCTTCGTGCACTGGTACGTGGGCGAGGGCATGGAGGAAGGGGAGTTCTCCGAGGCGCGGGAAGACATGGCCGCCCTGGAGAAGGATTATGAGGAAGTGGGCCTGGACTCCTACGAGGATGAAGATGAGGGTGAGGagtaa